From the genome of Glycine max cultivar Williams 82 chromosome 2, Glycine_max_v4.0, whole genome shotgun sequence, one region includes:
- the LOC102669549 gene encoding heavy metal-associated isoprenylated plant protein 47 produces the protein MTMKQKIVIEVPLHCERCKKKIMTICTMADGVTSVTFQREEKEKVVIIGEGIDAAGVAACLRKKVNKYARLVSVANDT, from the exons TATGAAG CAAAAGATCGTAATTGAGGTGCCACTCCACTGTGAGAGGTGCAAGAAGAAGATTATGACCATATGCACTATGGCAGATG gtgTCACTTCGGTTACTTttcaaagggaagagaaagaaaaagtggTTATTATAGGAGAAGGAATAGATGCAGCTGGGGTAGCAGCATGTTTGAGGAAGAAGGTGAACAAGTATGCTAGGCTAGTTAGTGTGGCCAATGATACATGA